One Niallia circulans DNA segment encodes these proteins:
- a CDS encoding glycoside hydrolase family 1 protein: MDYPFPEKFWWGSAASGPQTEGAALIDGRKQSIWDYWYSIEPESFHNGVGPEQTSDFYNRFKEDIQLMKQTGHNSFRTSIQWSRLIPDGTGQVNEKAIHFYNQVIDELLANNIEPFINLYHFDMPMCMQEKGGWESREVIDAYVQYAKVCFRLFGDRVKYWFTFNEPIVPVEASYLYNLHYPHIVDFKRAATVAHHTIVAHARAVEAFKESNALGQIGIILNLTPSYPRSEDKEDFAAAHIADLFFNRSFLDPVTKGEYPTELVDILAEKELLPSVEAGDLEVIRNNPIDLLGVNYYQPRRVKAKENPEPENAPFMPEHLFDPYIMPGRKINPHRGWEIAEEAVYDIMVDLRDHYHNIPFFISENGMGVEGEEKFRNVEGFIEDDYRIEFVKEHLKWVHKGIQEGANCLGYHIWTFMDNWSWANAYKNRYGLVEVDLKNDRKRTVKKSGQWYKQLAENNGF; this comes from the coding sequence ATAGATTATCCTTTTCCTGAGAAATTTTGGTGGGGCAGTGCAGCATCAGGTCCACAAACGGAAGGTGCAGCGCTTATTGATGGCAGAAAGCAAAGTATATGGGATTATTGGTACAGCATTGAGCCTGAAAGCTTTCATAATGGTGTCGGTCCAGAGCAGACATCGGATTTTTACAACAGGTTTAAAGAAGATATCCAATTAATGAAACAAACAGGACACAACTCCTTTCGAACCTCTATTCAGTGGTCACGATTAATTCCAGACGGCACTGGACAAGTAAATGAGAAAGCGATTCACTTCTACAACCAAGTTATTGATGAGCTGCTGGCAAATAATATTGAACCATTTATCAATCTTTACCACTTTGATATGCCAATGTGTATGCAGGAAAAAGGCGGCTGGGAATCTCGCGAAGTAATCGATGCTTATGTCCAATATGCGAAAGTCTGCTTTCGTTTATTTGGCGATCGCGTCAAGTATTGGTTCACATTTAATGAACCAATTGTTCCTGTTGAAGCCAGTTATTTATACAATTTGCATTATCCACATATCGTAGATTTCAAACGGGCTGCCACTGTTGCGCATCATACGATCGTTGCACACGCAAGAGCTGTTGAGGCATTTAAGGAATCGAATGCCCTTGGCCAAATCGGTATCATCCTCAACTTAACGCCTTCTTATCCAAGAAGCGAGGATAAAGAGGATTTTGCTGCAGCCCATATTGCGGATTTATTTTTCAACCGCAGCTTTCTTGATCCTGTTACAAAGGGGGAATACCCTACTGAATTGGTTGATATTTTAGCAGAAAAAGAGCTGCTTCCAAGTGTCGAAGCAGGTGATTTGGAAGTAATTCGTAATAACCCGATTGACCTGTTAGGTGTGAACTATTATCAGCCCCGCCGTGTCAAAGCAAAAGAGAATCCTGAGCCGGAAAATGCACCGTTTATGCCAGAACATTTATTTGATCCTTATATTATGCCAGGAAGGAAAATAAACCCCCATCGCGGCTGGGAAATTGCAGAGGAGGCTGTCTATGATATTATGGTCGACCTTCGTGACCATTATCATAATATCCCCTTTTTTATTTCGGAAAACGGCATGGGGGTGGAAGGAGAAGAGAAGTTCCGCAACGTAGAGGGCTTTATTGAAGATGATTACAGAATTGAATTTGTGAAGGAGCACTTAAAATGGGTGCATAAAGGCATACAGGAAGGTGCCAATTGTCTTGGGTACCATATATGGACATTCATGGACAATTGGTCTTGGGCAAACGCTTATAAGAATCGCTACGGATTAGTGGAAGTAGATTTAAAGAATGACAGGAAACGAACTGTAAAGAAATCGGGGCAATGGTATAAGCAGCTCGCAGAGAATAATGGATTTTAA
- a CDS encoding Imm6 family immunity protein, translated as MEEHTFNHLTDEEKVLFFILLSKEILNDFSQLEDRQLAQNAISKSLEWVKNEEEIGYELYDLLDDEENGITIIQEMSDNEKDIAAWNCIIDTVAYTSRKAMEKEGVEYFPEPIALVDDSLVEHFISSMEQVKDNSTLLIEKTYEQLLSNLD; from the coding sequence ATGGAAGAACATACATTTAACCATTTAACAGATGAAGAGAAAGTACTCTTTTTTATTTTGCTATCAAAAGAAATTTTAAACGACTTTTCACAACTTGAAGATAGACAGCTAGCACAAAATGCTATTTCAAAAAGTTTGGAATGGGTTAAAAACGAAGAAGAAATTGGTTACGAACTTTATGATCTATTGGATGATGAAGAGAATGGAATCACAATTATTCAAGAGATGTCCGATAATGAGAAAGATATCGCTGCATGGAATTGTATTATTGACACAGTTGCTTATACAAGTCGAAAAGCAATGGAAAAGGAGGGTGTAGAGTACTTTCCAGAACCAATTGCTCTAGTGGATGATTCATTAGTGGAACATTTTATTAGTTCTATGGAACAAGTTAAAGATAATTCTACTCTCCTAATAGAGAAGACATACGAGCAACTTTTATCAAATTTAGACTAA
- a CDS encoding sensor histidine kinase, whose amino-acid sequence MKLKQNSRFHEKIFNKLFLTSSITIVVTVIILIVTITNYYSEIIIQKEVNVTTRTIERVEDYFSTKDSVINKAISDIYVQGDLIDDISFALHNGYGKYLEYRLDRFTEEQSYFPSNLDTYFNGFFSQDSDINAISLRSLDSAGVEYLLINNYLRWNNSINEEKATDTLQEGDTNLSEAGLPKGRILKDTITKRVVINNPVTLEKIGEISIYYSTDHLNKMVKKNEGAPASFFLIDAEGQIIYSHNEGVPPAIVDQLRQETNETKTSYKSKKFYINTVANKGDYTFVSVITDEGWQKLSIVRGTMWVVIILLIVAAILMSYTFMRNYSQRINKIVSTIRQVEKGNLAARVPESKDEDELAQIALNMNTMLDELNTYIEQFYLLTMKQQQAELKALQAQINPHFLFNTLEAIRMVAVLEGSKTSSKMIVHLAKLFRYSLESKDIVPFYTEIEYVKQYLTLMQFKHPDKLKIQFHIPDELEQTPVQKLILQPIIENYFVHGFKKDRSDNELIIHAENHRGKIEICIEDNGKGMSEEELANIVQHINCEEGDGMKSIGLRNIHQRLKLKYGEQYGLSVESNKITGTKVTLSIPVQGISHV is encoded by the coding sequence ATGAAGTTGAAGCAGAATAGCCGCTTTCATGAAAAAATATTTAATAAATTGTTTTTAACGTCATCTATCACTATTGTTGTAACCGTTATCATATTGATTGTAACAATTACTAACTATTATTCTGAAATAATTATTCAAAAGGAAGTCAATGTTACTACAAGAACGATTGAAAGGGTAGAGGATTACTTCTCTACTAAAGATTCAGTTATTAATAAAGCAATAAGTGATATTTATGTGCAAGGCGATTTAATCGATGATATCTCTTTTGCACTTCATAATGGCTATGGAAAATATTTAGAATACCGCCTTGATCGATTTACAGAGGAACAATCTTATTTTCCTAGTAATCTTGATACGTATTTTAATGGCTTTTTTAGTCAGGATAGTGATATTAATGCCATTAGTTTGCGCTCATTAGATAGTGCCGGAGTTGAATATTTGCTCATTAATAATTACCTGCGCTGGAATAATAGTATTAATGAAGAAAAAGCAACAGATACCTTGCAGGAAGGGGACACTAACTTAAGTGAGGCAGGTCTTCCAAAAGGACGGATATTAAAAGATACAATCACAAAAAGGGTTGTCATTAATAACCCCGTCACATTGGAGAAAATAGGTGAAATTTCCATCTATTATTCTACGGACCATTTAAATAAGATGGTTAAAAAGAATGAAGGAGCACCTGCCTCTTTCTTTTTAATTGATGCAGAAGGACAAATTATTTATTCTCATAATGAAGGAGTGCCTCCCGCAATAGTTGATCAATTGCGGCAAGAAACAAATGAAACAAAAACGAGTTATAAATCTAAAAAATTTTATATAAATACTGTTGCGAATAAGGGTGACTATACGTTTGTCAGCGTCATAACAGATGAAGGCTGGCAAAAGCTATCTATTGTTAGAGGAACAATGTGGGTCGTTATCATCCTGCTTATAGTAGCAGCGATTTTAATGTCTTATACGTTTATGCGCAATTATTCGCAGCGGATTAATAAGATTGTTTCAACGATTCGTCAAGTAGAAAAGGGCAATCTTGCTGCACGTGTTCCAGAATCCAAAGATGAAGATGAGTTAGCTCAGATTGCCTTAAATATGAACACGATGCTAGATGAATTGAATACTTACATTGAACAATTTTATCTACTGACTATGAAGCAGCAGCAGGCGGAACTAAAAGCACTTCAAGCACAGATTAATCCCCACTTTTTATTTAATACGCTCGAAGCAATCCGCATGGTTGCAGTTTTGGAGGGCTCCAAAACCTCCAGCAAAATGATCGTCCATTTAGCAAAGCTATTCCGCTATTCATTGGAATCGAAAGATATTGTACCGTTCTACACCGAAATTGAATATGTCAAACAATATTTAACCTTAATGCAGTTTAAACATCCTGATAAGCTGAAGATACAGTTCCATATTCCAGATGAATTAGAACAGACACCTGTTCAAAAGCTAATCCTTCAGCCGATTATTGAGAATTATTTTGTCCATGGCTTTAAAAAGGATCGTTCCGACAATGAGTTAATTATTCATGCGGAGAATCACCGAGGAAAAATCGAAATATGTATTGAGGATAACGGCAAGGGAATGTCTGAGGAAGAACTGGCCAACATTGTTCAACATATTAATTGTGAAGAGGGCGATGGAATGAAGTCAATTGGATTGAGGAATATTCATCAGCGTTTGAAGCTTAAATACGGGGAGCAGTATGGACTCTCAGTAGAGAGTAACAAAATTACAGGAACAAAGGTTACCTTGTCTATTCCTGTTCAGGGGATTTCCCATGTATAA
- a CDS encoding ROK family protein gives MEAFMVIDIGGTFIKYAVMDETANKLRSGKLATPKDGLDSFLLTVQKVVEENAADFNLQGLAVSSPGAVDVKTGYIGGASAIPYIHGVNMTGLIKEMTGLETTIENDANCAALAEGWLGAAKDIDYYICIVIGTGIGGSIVLNKTILRGASLHGGEFGCMIMGTSFNEPLQATWSLNASTNALVQAVKNNHSFREEPLNGEDVFKMAEEGDPIAQQAFTNFYKRLAIGIYNLQYAIDPAKILIGGGISSRKDVIAGINQELQKLRNDVSSLKIEVEACQFGNDANLVGALFHFLNSKY, from the coding sequence ATGGAAGCCTTTATGGTAATAGATATTGGCGGCACCTTTATCAAGTATGCTGTTATGGATGAAACGGCAAACAAACTGAGAAGCGGCAAACTAGCAACACCTAAGGACGGATTGGACAGTTTCTTGCTGACTGTCCAAAAAGTCGTCGAGGAAAACGCCGCTGACTTTAATCTTCAAGGATTAGCGGTAAGCTCTCCAGGCGCCGTTGATGTTAAAACAGGTTATATAGGTGGAGCAAGTGCAATTCCCTACATACATGGAGTTAACATGACTGGACTCATCAAGGAGATGACGGGACTCGAGACAACGATTGAAAATGACGCAAATTGCGCAGCCTTAGCAGAAGGATGGCTAGGAGCAGCAAAAGACATTGATTATTATATTTGTATAGTGATAGGAACAGGCATTGGCGGCAGCATCGTCCTTAACAAAACAATCCTCCGCGGTGCTTCCCTTCATGGCGGAGAATTCGGCTGCATGATTATGGGCACCTCCTTTAACGAACCACTTCAAGCAACATGGAGCCTTAACGCTTCAACCAATGCACTTGTGCAAGCGGTGAAAAATAACCATTCATTCAGGGAAGAACCACTTAATGGAGAAGACGTATTCAAAATGGCTGAAGAAGGCGACCCAATTGCCCAACAAGCTTTCACCAACTTTTATAAAAGGCTTGCAATCGGAATTTACAATTTACAATACGCAATCGACCCAGCGAAAATCCTGATTGGCGGCGGTATCAGTTCCCGTAAGGATGTCATAGCCGGAATTAACCAAGAATTACAGAAATTACGAAATGATGTTTCTTCTTTAAAGATAGAGGTAGAAGCATGTCAATTTGGTAATGATGCTAATTTAGTTGGAGCTTTGTTTCATTTTTTGAATTCTAAGTATTGA
- a CDS encoding ABC transporter substrate-binding protein, which produces MKKKKLGLMLASVLAAGAILSACSKDSSTDGSGADGDKPYEIKWYTIGTPQKDTDKVFEEVNKYTKEKINATVKMTQIDWGDWDQKSQVMINSGESFDIIFTNGTAYVQNAQKGAFLAVDDLLEKEGKALKDVINPDLLEGNKVDGKLYGIPSNKEVARQDVYTFNKRLADEYGFDLSKVKTLQDLEPMLKTIKENEPGITPMATFKAPLRYDYVVNNEMPFAFPFEGDTDKVINPFDTDDAMQQYKTMRKYYQAGYLKEDAATSKDSWPMDVENWFVRMGGSQPYADLLWSRSAKYEVVSVPSEEPTIINDSVSGSIQAISATSKNPEKAMEFLTLLNTDPYLRNLVDKGIEGTHYKKNDDGTIEDLPARIDGYNMPSYSLGNHFILDLYKDDPKDKWEKFKEFNASAVKAPSLGFKFNSDPVRSELAAITNISQEFYPALATGSVDPEEYLPKFNGKLKEAGLEKVLTEIQKQYDDWKSSQQ; this is translated from the coding sequence ATGAAGAAGAAGAAATTAGGTCTTATGCTAGCATCCGTTTTGGCAGCTGGAGCAATTCTGTCTGCCTGTAGTAAGGACAGTTCTACAGATGGTAGCGGTGCTGATGGTGACAAGCCATATGAAATCAAATGGTACACGATTGGAACACCACAAAAGGATACAGATAAAGTTTTTGAAGAGGTGAATAAATATACAAAAGAAAAAATCAACGCTACAGTCAAAATGACGCAAATTGACTGGGGTGATTGGGACCAAAAATCACAGGTGATGATTAATTCTGGTGAATCGTTTGATATAATCTTTACAAATGGTACCGCTTACGTTCAAAATGCCCAAAAGGGTGCATTCCTAGCTGTTGATGATCTGTTAGAAAAAGAAGGTAAAGCACTTAAAGACGTAATCAATCCTGATTTGCTTGAAGGAAATAAGGTCGACGGAAAACTTTATGGTATACCTTCAAACAAAGAGGTTGCCAGACAGGATGTTTATACATTTAACAAACGTCTTGCAGACGAATATGGTTTTGATCTTTCAAAGGTTAAAACATTGCAAGACCTTGAACCAATGCTGAAAACAATTAAAGAAAATGAACCTGGAATCACACCGATGGCAACATTTAAAGCACCTTTACGTTACGACTATGTTGTTAATAATGAAATGCCTTTTGCGTTCCCGTTTGAAGGAGACACAGACAAGGTTATTAATCCATTTGATACGGATGATGCGATGCAGCAATATAAAACAATGCGGAAATACTATCAAGCAGGCTACTTAAAAGAAGATGCAGCAACAAGCAAAGACAGCTGGCCGATGGATGTGGAAAACTGGTTTGTCCGTATGGGCGGTTCCCAGCCGTATGCTGATTTACTATGGTCACGTTCTGCTAAGTATGAAGTAGTGTCTGTTCCTTCTGAAGAGCCGACAATTATTAATGATTCTGTATCTGGTTCGATTCAGGCAATTTCTGCAACATCAAAAAATCCGGAAAAAGCGATGGAGTTTTTAACACTGCTTAATACAGACCCATATCTTCGCAACCTTGTCGATAAAGGAATTGAAGGAACTCATTACAAAAAGAATGATGACGGCACGATTGAAGATTTACCAGCACGTATCGACGGATATAACATGCCATCGTATTCTTTAGGCAATCACTTTATTTTAGATTTGTATAAAGATGATCCAAAAGATAAATGGGAGAAATTCAAGGAATTTAACGCTTCTGCTGTAAAAGCTCCGTCACTAGGATTTAAGTTTAATAGTGATCCAGTGCGGTCAGAGCTTGCGGCGATTACTAACATTTCACAAGAATTTTATCCAGCCTTGGCAACAGGCTCTGTGGACCCAGAAGAATACTTGCCGAAATTCAATGGAAAATTGAAGGAAGCAGGCTTGGAGAAGGTGCTAACAGAAATTCAAAAGCAATATGATGACTGGAAAAGCTCACAGCAATAA
- a CDS encoding response regulator transcription factor codes for MYKVLLADDEPIITKGLSAILDWEDYGFEIVHTAESGEEALAYIKQHSIDILISDILMGEMSGLDLIQEVKALRSEIKSIVLTGYQEFDYLKRGLLLGIENYLVKPVDEEELLKTLQAVGMKLKIATANSRTKESTTMLDNTMWSYLTGEIDKHDCLERLALYNIHLNQPFYNVSILNIEHFQQQDVVNDVRHFIEAKYSTLCVKNPSEELVIIFGGASEEELIIHNQRLVEDLRQDDREIGSFYLTMGKPVRVIDELEDSFTLARDYSTMQLYIEPNILISNKLTIDRQEEQKKQQQLKECIVKKLINAEEESLELIDLYFKNLTAKNNIISPQVAKKYTFDLISYIHHSLQTEELCLYSAVVERIVYSSDIRQMRDILMEYCYELILTIHDHVHLRSPIVQNVLTFIHTHFDQGLSLKTLGQQFHVNAIYLGQLFQKEVGVVFSEYINRYRLEKAKELLKTTHYRAGDIGKKVGYSDTTYFYKQFKKIVGTTPSEWRKI; via the coding sequence ATGTATAAGGTGTTACTTGCGGACGATGAACCGATCATCACTAAAGGACTGTCAGCCATACTCGATTGGGAAGATTACGGATTTGAAATTGTGCATACCGCTGAAAGCGGTGAGGAAGCACTTGCCTATATTAAACAACATTCAATCGACATTTTAATATCAGATATATTAATGGGCGAAATGTCTGGTCTTGACTTAATACAAGAGGTGAAAGCCCTTCGGTCCGAGATAAAAAGCATTGTTTTAACTGGGTACCAAGAGTTTGATTATCTTAAACGAGGGCTGTTATTAGGGATTGAAAACTATTTGGTTAAACCTGTTGATGAAGAAGAATTATTGAAAACGCTTCAAGCAGTGGGGATGAAGTTAAAGATTGCTACGGCAAATAGCAGGACAAAGGAATCAACCACAATGCTGGATAATACAATGTGGAGCTATTTGACTGGAGAAATAGATAAACATGATTGTCTAGAGCGTTTAGCATTATACAATATTCACTTAAACCAGCCATTTTACAATGTGTCTATCTTAAATATTGAACATTTTCAACAACAAGATGTTGTTAACGACGTTCGTCACTTCATTGAAGCGAAGTACTCTACTTTATGTGTTAAAAATCCTAGTGAGGAATTAGTGATTATTTTTGGCGGTGCAAGTGAGGAAGAACTAATCATTCATAATCAGCGCTTAGTGGAGGATCTTCGGCAAGATGATAGAGAGATTGGCTCCTTTTATTTAACAATGGGAAAGCCAGTACGTGTGATAGATGAATTGGAAGATAGTTTTACATTAGCAAGAGATTACAGCACAATGCAGTTATATATAGAGCCGAATATACTTATTTCCAATAAACTGACTATTGATCGACAAGAAGAGCAAAAAAAGCAGCAGCAATTAAAAGAATGTATTGTAAAAAAGCTCATAAACGCAGAGGAAGAATCATTAGAACTGATTGACTTATATTTTAAGAATTTAACAGCGAAGAACAATATCATTTCACCGCAAGTGGCGAAAAAATATACATTTGATTTGATTTCCTATATTCATCACTCCCTGCAAACAGAGGAGCTTTGTTTATATTCAGCTGTTGTGGAACGGATTGTATACAGTTCAGATATTAGGCAGATGAGAGATATATTGATGGAATATTGTTATGAGTTAATCCTTACCATTCATGACCATGTTCATTTACGAAGTCCAATTGTGCAAAATGTCCTAACATTTATCCATACTCACTTTGACCAAGGATTGTCCTTAAAGACACTAGGGCAGCAATTTCATGTTAATGCCATTTACTTAGGACAATTATTTCAAAAAGAGGTTGGAGTCGTCTTCTCCGAATATATAAATCGATACCGCTTAGAGAAAGCGAAGGAACTGTTAAAAACAACTCATTATCGAGCAGGAGATATCGGCAAAAAAGTAGGGTATTCTGACACAACTTATTTCTATAAGCAATTTAAAAAAATCGTAGGTACAACACCGAGTGAGTGGCGGAAAATTTAA
- a CDS encoding carbohydrate ABC transporter permease: MPKLDQTESTLEIASTQGIKKGKTNFSKKFRDPHAIHPAANAVISVLLGILAFSCVFPFIYVIIISFTGEESIVRNGFELIPKEWSIDAYRYLWGMKEALFRSYGVTILVTILGTVISVFMITFYAYAISRPQFKYRRFFTFLAFFTMLFSGGLVPTYIVVTQFLHLKNSIWALILPLAMNAFYIIIMRTFFLKSVSESILESARMDGASEWRIFFQIIFPLSLPGIATIALFSTLGYWNDWFTALLYIDNPNLVPLQALLMKIEANLEFMRKNMDVAILQKSLFDTIPQESAKMAMVVIATLPIAVSYPFFQKYFISGLTIGGVKE, encoded by the coding sequence ATGCCAAAACTAGACCAAACAGAATCAACGCTTGAAATAGCCTCGACACAAGGAATAAAAAAGGGAAAGACTAACTTCTCCAAAAAGTTTCGGGATCCTCATGCCATACATCCGGCAGCTAATGCCGTAATTAGTGTACTGCTTGGAATCCTCGCGTTTTCATGTGTCTTTCCTTTTATATATGTCATCATCATTTCCTTTACAGGAGAGGAAAGCATTGTAAGAAATGGGTTTGAGCTTATTCCAAAGGAATGGAGTATCGATGCCTATAGGTATTTATGGGGTATGAAGGAAGCATTATTCCGCTCATATGGTGTTACAATCCTTGTAACCATTTTGGGGACTGTCATCAGTGTATTTATGATAACCTTTTATGCCTATGCAATCTCAAGACCTCAATTTAAATATCGAAGATTCTTCACATTTCTTGCGTTTTTCACGATGCTGTTCAGCGGCGGGCTCGTGCCGACATATATCGTTGTCACACAATTTTTGCATCTAAAGAATTCGATATGGGCTTTGATTTTACCGCTTGCTATGAACGCTTTTTACATTATCATCATGAGAACTTTCTTTCTGAAGTCTGTTTCTGAATCCATTTTAGAATCTGCAAGAATGGATGGGGCAAGTGAATGGAGAATATTCTTTCAAATCATCTTCCCGCTTTCCTTGCCGGGAATTGCCACAATAGCCCTGTTTAGTACACTAGGCTATTGGAATGATTGGTTTACAGCCTTGCTGTATATAGATAACCCCAATCTCGTTCCGCTCCAGGCTTTACTCATGAAAATAGAGGCAAACCTTGAATTTATGAGAAAAAATATGGATGTTGCCATCCTGCAGAAAAGTTTATTCGATACGATACCGCAAGAATCAGCCAAAATGGCAATGGTAGTAATCGCCACATTGCCAATTGCAGTCTCCTATCCATTTTTCCAAAAGTACTTTATTAGTGGACTGACAATTGGTGGCGTTAAAGAATAA
- a CDS encoding ABC transporter substrate-binding protein: MKKKRLGLILSAVLAVGTLLSACSKDNGAQSSSGSENQPYEIKWYTLGTPQKDTEKVFEEVNKYTKEKINATVKMTQIDWGDWDQKSQVMINSGEEFDIIFTFGNNYVQNAQKGAFLAIDDLLEKEGKALKDLINPVLLEGNMVDGKLYGIPANKEVAKQNVYTFNKRLVDKYKFDLSKVKTLQDLEPMLKIMKENESSITPIATFMAPVRYDIVFNGEMPFAFPFEGETDKVINHFETDDAMKQFKTMHEYYKAGYLKEDAAVSKENWPMDVENWFVRMGYYQPYAELLWSREAEYEVVSIPAEPAAIVNDSVSGSIQAISATSKNPQKAMEFLTLLNTDPYVRNLIDKGIEGTHYTKNEDGTIEDLPARIEGYNIPSYTLGNNYILDLYKGDPKDKWDKFVEFNDSAVRGPSLGFKFTSDPVRSELAAITNITKEFYPAIATGSVDPENYLPKFNKKLKEAGVDKVLTEIQKQFDEWKSTQN, encoded by the coding sequence GTGAAGAAAAAACGTTTAGGCCTTATTTTATCTGCTGTTCTGGCAGTCGGAACCCTTTTATCTGCCTGCAGTAAAGATAATGGCGCACAAAGTAGCAGCGGTAGCGAAAATCAACCCTATGAAATTAAATGGTACACACTTGGAACACCGCAAAAAGATACCGAAAAAGTATTCGAAGAGGTTAACAAGTATACGAAGGAAAAAATAAATGCCACAGTCAAAATGACGCAAATTGATTGGGGAGACTGGGATCAAAAATCGCAAGTAATGATTAATTCCGGTGAAGAATTTGATATAATTTTTACATTTGGTAATAATTATGTTCAAAATGCGCAAAAAGGTGCATTCTTAGCAATTGATGATTTGTTGGAAAAGGAAGGGAAGGCACTTAAAGACCTAATTAATCCTGTTCTGCTGGAAGGGAATATGGTGGACGGAAAATTATATGGTATTCCTGCTAATAAAGAGGTTGCTAAACAAAATGTTTATACGTTTAACAAACGGCTTGTTGACAAATACAAGTTTGACCTTTCCAAGGTAAAAACCTTGCAGGATCTTGAACCAATGCTGAAAATAATGAAAGAAAATGAATCTAGCATAACGCCAATAGCGACATTTATGGCACCAGTGCGCTATGACATTGTGTTCAATGGTGAAATGCCTTTTGCCTTCCCATTTGAAGGAGAAACAGACAAAGTTATTAATCATTTTGAAACAGATGATGCAATGAAGCAATTTAAAACAATGCATGAGTACTATAAAGCAGGCTATTTAAAGGAAGATGCAGCAGTAAGCAAAGAAAATTGGCCAATGGATGTCGAAAACTGGTTTGTTCGTATGGGCTATTACCAGCCTTATGCCGAGTTATTATGGTCACGTGAAGCAGAGTATGAAGTAGTGTCCATTCCTGCCGAACCAGCAGCGATTGTCAATGATTCTGTATCTGGTTCGATTCAAGCAATTTCTGCAACATCAAAAAACCCGCAGAAAGCTATGGAATTTTTAACACTGCTTAACACAGATCCGTATGTTCGCAACCTTATTGATAAAGGAATCGAAGGAACTCATTACACAAAAAATGAAGACGGTACCATTGAAGATTTGCCTGCACGTATTGAAGGCTATAACATCCCATCCTATACTTTAGGAAACAACTATATACTAGATCTATATAAAGGTGATCCAAAGGATAAATGGGATAAGTTTGTGGAATTTAATGATTCTGCAGTCAGAGGACCGTCACTTGGCTTCAAATTTACCAGTGATCCTGTACGCTCAGAGCTTGCCGCAATTACAAACATTACAAAAGAATTCTACCCAGCCATAGCAACAGGTTCTGTAGACCCTGAAAACTACTTGCCGAAATTTAATAAAAAATTAAAAGAAGCAGGAGTGGACAAGGTGTTAACAGAAATTCAGAAGCAATTTGATGAGTGGAAAAGCACTCAGAATTAA
- a CDS encoding ABC transporter permease, with protein sequence MKSVLKDLYKNRIWLLMVLPGTIWLLLFSYLPMFGQVLAFKKFRIDPDGFFASVINSEWVGFDNFTYLFSTNDAWIITRNTILYNLVFIVLGLVTAVATAVLLNELINKRLSKVYQTSILFPHFISWVIGSYFVFTFLSTEHGLLNMILGWFNADPVSWYNESKYWPFILVIMSIWKGVGYGSIVYLASIVGIDKTYYEAAMIDGASKWKQIKHVTLPMLKPLMIILTIMNIGRIFNSDFGLFYQVPRDSGSLYGVTNVIDTFVYRGLMNLGDIGMSTAAGLYQSAVGFILVMITNYIVRKVDEESALF encoded by the coding sequence ATGAAAAGTGTATTAAAAGACCTTTATAAAAATCGAATCTGGCTGCTTATGGTTTTACCAGGAACAATTTGGCTGCTGTTATTTTCCTATCTTCCGATGTTCGGGCAAGTGCTGGCTTTTAAAAAGTTCCGAATAGATCCTGATGGCTTTTTTGCAAGCGTCATAAACAGTGAATGGGTCGGCTTTGACAACTTTACCTATCTATTCAGTACGAATGACGCTTGGATTATCACAAGAAATACTATACTCTATAACCTTGTCTTTATTGTATTGGGGCTAGTGACTGCAGTTGCAACAGCGGTCCTGCTCAATGAGTTAATTAATAAACGGCTATCAAAGGTCTACCAGACGTCTATTCTGTTTCCTCATTTTATTTCATGGGTTATCGGCAGTTACTTTGTTTTCACGTTTTTGAGTACAGAGCATGGCTTGTTAAATATGATTCTCGGCTGGTTTAATGCTGACCCTGTTTCTTGGTATAACGAGTCGAAATATTGGCCGTTTATTCTGGTCATCATGAGCATTTGGAAGGGCGTGGGGTACGGAAGTATCGTTTACTTAGCCTCCATTGTCGGGATTGACAAAACATATTATGAGGCAGCAATGATAGACGGTGCTTCGAAATGGAAGCAGATAAAACATGTTACTTTACCAATGCTTAAGCCGTTGATGATTATCTTAACAATCATGAATATTGGCCGCATTTTCAACTCCGATTTTGGATTGTTTTATCAAGTTCCAAGAGATTCAGGTTCCTTGTATGGGGTAACAAACGTTATTGATACATTTGTTTATCGAGGACTCATGAATTTAGGGGATATCGGGATGAGTACGGCAGCGGGTCTTTATCAATCGGCAGTTGGATTTATCCTCGTTATGATTACTAACTACATTGTGCGTAAAGTAGATGAGGAAAGTGCACTGTTTTAA